A genome region from Candidatus Manganitrophaceae bacterium includes the following:
- the murG gene encoding undecaprenyldiphospho-muramoylpentapeptide beta-N-acetylglucosaminyltransferase, which yields MKVVIAGGGTGGHLYPGIALAETFKRLQENMSILFIGTAQGIGPKVLSEKGFMFEVIRAKGLVGKGWVSRIKSIGLIPVGLIQSMLILRKFSPQLVIGIGGYAAGPILLAAILLRIKRVILEPNRIPGLANKLVAPYVDMAFVAFDELRETLGAKEVRSLGVPVRPEIVRASSSPEVLTSGKDPLVLLILGGSQGAHSINQAMVDALPYLEKLKDRLFIIHQTGKLDWEETRSDYTKTGFSSRVEPFIDDMAETYAKADLVLSRAGAGTLSELAAIGKPSLLVPFPFAGGHQEKNAEAFASAGASEMILDRMLSGQGLAERIEPLLLDSEKRKKMGEAARRRGHPDSAEKIVRECFCLLGEPLT from the coding sequence ATGAAAGTGGTCATTGCCGGAGGGGGCACAGGAGGACATCTCTACCCGGGGATTGCACTGGCGGAGACCTTCAAAAGATTGCAGGAGAATATGTCGATTCTCTTTATCGGGACAGCACAGGGAATTGGGCCGAAGGTTTTATCTGAGAAGGGATTCATGTTTGAGGTTATCCGGGCAAAAGGACTTGTCGGAAAAGGGTGGGTCTCCAGAATAAAGTCGATCGGACTGATTCCCGTTGGACTTATACAATCGATGCTGATCCTGAGAAAGTTTTCTCCCCAACTGGTCATTGGCATCGGTGGGTATGCTGCCGGTCCGATCCTTCTCGCGGCGATTCTTCTCCGAATAAAACGGGTTATCCTGGAACCCAACCGCATCCCAGGGTTGGCGAATAAACTGGTCGCTCCCTATGTCGATATGGCCTTCGTGGCATTTGATGAACTTCGTGAGACACTGGGTGCAAAAGAGGTTCGGTCTCTCGGGGTGCCGGTTCGGCCGGAGATTGTCCGTGCCTCTTCTTCTCCAGAGGTCTTAACCTCCGGAAAAGATCCCTTGGTTCTCTTGATTCTGGGCGGGAGCCAGGGAGCTCATTCGATCAATCAGGCCATGGTGGATGCACTCCCTTACTTGGAAAAGTTGAAAGACAGACTTTTTATTATCCATCAGACCGGAAAGCTTGACTGGGAGGAGACTCGTTCAGATTATACTAAAACAGGATTCTCATCCCGAGTCGAGCCGTTTATTGATGACATGGCGGAAACCTACGCGAAAGCGGATCTGGTGTTGAGCCGGGCAGGGGCCGGGACATTATCAGAATTGGCGGCGATTGGTAAACCCTCCCTCCTTGTCCCCTTTCCGTTTGCGGGAGGACATCAGGAGAAGAATGCAGAGGCCTTTGCCTCCGCCGGAGCCTCTGAGATGATTCTTGATCGAATGTTGTCCGGACAGGGGCTTGCGGAGCGGATTGAGCCGCTCCTTTTAGATTCGGAAAAGCGAAAGAAGATGGGTGAGGCGGCGAGGCGGAGGGGGCATCCTGATTCGGCGGAGAAGATTGTCAGGGAATGTTTTTGTTTGCTTGGGGAGCCTCTTACTTGA